A window from Sphingobacterium hotanense encodes these proteins:
- a CDS encoding TonB-dependent receptor plug domain-containing protein has product MLSKKLLLLFSITPSFLLAQQNDTTQLKEVIIQENRLLIPFDQRNRNIQIINQEEIQALPSTSINEVLRYAAGVDIRQRGPFGTQADIGIDGGSFDQTLILINGVKLSDPQTAHHMLNLPVPLSEIQRIEILRGPVSRIYGINGLTGAVNIVTKQAESNSVFVQVNGGSSFKKVEEEAGKDGIYYANAVQVGGSFVRKTHQHQLYFGKEHSNGQRYNSGADNEKLYYQNQISIAPDHRIQMMAGYINNEFGANGYYAAPGDKESEELVETVISSISSHHQLNKWYLSPRISHRYNEDDYRYFRHDLSKGRSKHYTQTLSTELHARYQTALGDLGIGAEARFEDISSSNIGKHSRENYGFFTEFRITKFDRFDINVGAYVNYNSDYDWEVFPGIDIGFQATENLRLSVNSGTSQRIPTFTDLYLNQRPGNIGNPDLKSESAWQNEIGLQYSRNKWSFQAGYFYRDISRFIDWLRESTDVPYQAQNLGSNKTHGVYSNLGYKTAFGTDQHMTVNLAYTYLNPSIINDYKNTIIKYGIESLRHQAQATVSYAFRTWSITSANRWLERSSSNSYFVSDLRLAYSKKSISIFADIQNIFDEKYIEVGAVPMPTRWANLGLRYQWVQR; this is encoded by the coding sequence ATGTTATCGAAGAAACTTTTACTATTATTTAGTATTACACCAAGCTTCTTATTAGCCCAACAGAACGACACAACCCAATTAAAAGAAGTAATTATTCAAGAGAACAGATTGCTGATACCTTTTGATCAACGTAATAGAAACATTCAAATTATCAATCAAGAGGAGATACAGGCTTTGCCTAGCACAAGCATCAACGAAGTATTGCGCTATGCCGCAGGTGTAGACATCCGGCAGCGTGGCCCTTTCGGCACACAAGCCGATATCGGAATCGACGGTGGTAGCTTCGATCAAACCCTGATCTTGATTAATGGTGTTAAATTGTCTGATCCACAGACGGCACATCATATGCTTAACTTGCCAGTGCCGCTCTCAGAAATTCAGCGAATTGAAATATTGAGAGGACCTGTATCTCGCATATATGGAATCAATGGGTTAACAGGCGCCGTTAATATCGTGACGAAACAAGCTGAATCTAACAGTGTATTTGTGCAAGTCAATGGCGGTAGTTCTTTTAAGAAAGTCGAAGAGGAAGCCGGGAAAGACGGTATTTACTACGCGAATGCTGTGCAGGTTGGTGGCTCTTTTGTTAGAAAGACACATCAGCATCAGCTTTATTTTGGAAAGGAACATAGCAACGGGCAGCGCTATAACAGCGGAGCCGACAATGAAAAACTGTACTACCAAAATCAGATAAGCATAGCACCGGATCACCGCATTCAAATGATGGCCGGATACATCAATAATGAATTCGGCGCAAATGGATATTATGCTGCTCCAGGCGACAAGGAGTCGGAGGAATTAGTAGAAACCGTGATCTCCAGTATTTCATCACATCATCAATTGAACAAGTGGTACCTAAGTCCTCGTATCAGTCATCGTTATAACGAAGACGACTACCGTTATTTTCGCCATGACCTGAGCAAAGGACGCAGCAAGCATTACACCCAGACGCTAAGCACAGAATTGCATGCTCGCTATCAAACCGCCTTAGGCGATTTAGGAATCGGTGCCGAAGCGCGGTTTGAAGATATCAGCAGTTCTAATATTGGAAAACACAGTCGGGAGAATTATGGATTCTTCACGGAGTTTAGAATTACAAAATTCGACAGGTTTGATATCAATGTGGGGGCGTATGTTAACTACAATAGCGATTATGATTGGGAAGTATTCCCAGGTATCGACATCGGTTTTCAAGCAACCGAGAACCTGCGCCTTTCGGTCAACAGTGGAACAAGCCAGCGCATTCCTACATTTACCGACCTATACCTTAATCAACGTCCCGGTAATATCGGAAACCCCGATCTAAAGAGTGAATCAGCTTGGCAGAATGAAATCGGACTGCAGTACTCGCGAAATAAATGGAGCTTCCAAGCAGGATACTTCTATCGCGATATAAGCCGTTTTATAGATTGGCTTAGGGAAAGTACCGATGTTCCATACCAAGCTCAGAACTTAGGCAGTAATAAAACCCATGGTGTTTATTCCAATCTAGGATATAAGACCGCATTTGGAACTGATCAGCACATGACGGTAAACTTGGCATATACCTATTTAAATCCGTCGATTATTAACGACTATAAGAATACGATCATCAAATATGGCATTGAGAGTTTAAGGCACCAGGCACAGGCAACGGTGAGCTATGCTTTCAGAACATGGTCGATTACTTCTGCCAATCGATGGTTGGAACGAAGTTCCTCCAACTCCTATTTTGTTTCGGATTTACGGTTAGCATACTCCAAAAAGAGTATTTCAATTTTTGCGGATATACAGAATATCTTTGATGAAAAGTATATTGAAGTTGGTGCTGTACCAATGCCTACTCGATGGGCAAATTTGGGTTTACGATATCAATGGGTTCAGCGATAA
- the trxA gene encoding thioredoxin, with product MALEITDSNFEEVVLKSDKPVLIDFWAEWCGPCRMVGPLVDEIATEYEGKAVVGKVNVDNNPDISVRYGIRNIPALLFFKNGEIVDKQIGAVPKSVLAEKLDKQL from the coding sequence ATGGCATTAGAAATTACAGACAGCAACTTCGAAGAGGTTGTGTTAAAATCAGATAAACCAGTGCTTATCGATTTTTGGGCTGAATGGTGTGGTCCATGTCGTATGGTTGGTCCATTAGTGGACGAGATTGCTACTGAATACGAAGGAAAAGCAGTAGTTGGTAAAGTGAATGTGGATAACAACCCAGATATTTCCGTTCGTTACGGAATCCGTAATATCCCTGCATTATTGTTCTTCAAGAACGGTGAGATTGTTGACAAACAAATCGGCGCAGTACCAAAATCAGTTCTAGCAGAGAAATTAGACAAACAATTATAA